The proteins below come from a single Candidatus Cloacimonadota bacterium genomic window:
- the cas1 gene encoding CRISPR-associated endonuclease Cas1 — protein MSVVYIADQGASVCKRGDRLHVFKGFHLLRWFHTKDISQMIIVGNITLTTPVLTYLLKHRIDTVFLSYYGKFKGRLVGEFGKNVQLRVAQYQFLDSQTNREQLAATYIKGKLDNMQEHLGRRLKRNKNMLISEAILRNQGIIERLTGASIDLDSIRGYEGIAAKNYFTAFPVLITNEGFSFSGRNRRPPRDEVNALLSLGYTFLMNQVMGATYVCGLDPYFGALHDIAYGRQSLVLDLMEEFRPLVDNLIITIINRKEIRPGHFVYNALPDDEAEEDGLDPGTRLLPVSLNQDGMKIVITSFAKMVNSRFTLEQPAGDWSLKDIFLLQARKLAAHCQKKKDYSPFAWT, from the coding sequence ATGTCAGTTGTTTACATTGCCGATCAGGGAGCCTCTGTTTGCAAACGGGGGGACAGGCTTCATGTTTTCAAGGGATTCCATCTCCTGCGCTGGTTTCATACCAAAGACATTTCACAAATGATCATCGTGGGCAACATAACCCTTACCACTCCGGTCTTGACCTATCTCCTCAAGCACAGGATCGACACAGTATTTCTTTCCTATTACGGAAAATTCAAAGGCCGGCTGGTGGGCGAATTCGGCAAGAACGTTCAATTGAGAGTGGCTCAGTACCAGTTCCTGGATTCCCAGACTAACCGGGAACAACTTGCCGCCACCTACATTAAGGGGAAACTGGACAACATGCAGGAGCACCTCGGCAGGAGACTCAAACGCAACAAAAACATGTTGATCTCGGAGGCCATCCTTAGGAATCAGGGTATCATTGAGAGGCTTACCGGAGCCTCAATTGACCTGGACAGCATCCGGGGGTATGAAGGAATAGCTGCAAAAAACTATTTTACCGCCTTCCCCGTCCTGATAACAAATGAGGGATTCTCCTTTTCAGGCCGCAACAGACGCCCTCCCCGCGATGAAGTCAACGCCCTGCTGTCTCTGGGTTACACTTTCCTGATGAACCAGGTAATGGGGGCTACTTATGTTTGTGGATTGGACCCCTATTTCGGAGCTTTGCATGATATCGCCTATGGCAGGCAGTCACTCGTATTGGACCTGATGGAAGAATTCCGGCCACTTGTCGACAACCTGATCATCACCATCATCAACCGGAAAGAAATTAGACCCGGACACTTTGTTTACAACGCTTTGCCTGATGACGAAGCAGAGGAGGATGGCTTAGATCCCGGTACTCGACTTCTGCCGGTCTCCCTTAATCAGGATGGCATGAAGATAGTGATCACATCCTTTGCCAAAATGGTTAACTCCCGTTTTACTTTGGAACAACCTGCGGGGGATTGGAGCCTGAAAGACATTTTCCTTCTCCAAGCCAGAAAACTAGCCGCGCATTGTCAGAAAAAGAAAGATTACAGCCCCTTTGCCTGGACATAA
- the cas2 gene encoding CRISPR-associated endonuclease Cas2, whose protein sequence is MKLYLVCFDIVSNKIRRQAVKCLLKYGKRVQKSVFECLLNERQFPQMKSELDKLIRREEDSIRYYLLCANCARNVAVSGLGAYTTEEKLVRGHLFLHTRSPFLHKGFFP, encoded by the coding sequence ATGAAACTATACCTGGTTTGCTTTGACATAGTCTCAAACAAGATCAGGCGTCAGGCTGTAAAATGCCTTCTCAAATACGGAAAGCGAGTGCAAAAAAGCGTGTTCGAATGCCTTCTGAACGAACGGCAATTCCCCCAGATGAAGTCGGAACTGGACAAACTGATCAGGCGCGAAGAGGACAGCATCCGCTATTACCTGTTATGCGCCAACTGCGCGCGCAACGTGGCGGTATCAGGTTTGGGAGCATACACAACAGAGGAGAAACTTGTAAGAGGTCACTTATTCTTGCATACAAGGTCACCATTCTTGCATAAAGGGTTTTTCCCATAG